A section of the Pseudovibrio sp. M1P-2-3 genome encodes:
- the groES gene encoding co-chaperone GroES: MGFRPLHDRVVVRRIESEAKTAGGIIIPDTAQEKPQEGEIIAVGTGARKDNGEIVALDVKAGDRVLFGKWSGTEVKIDGEDLLIMKESDIMGILA; the protein is encoded by the coding sequence ATGGGTTTTCGTCCGCTACACGACCGCGTAGTCGTTCGCCGCATTGAGTCCGAAGCAAAAACTGCTGGTGGCATCATCATTCCAGATACTGCACAGGAAAAGCCACAGGAAGGCGAAATCATCGCTGTTGGTACAGGTGCACGTAAAGACAACGGTGAAATCGTTGCTCTCGACGTCAAAGCTGGTGACCGTGTTCTGTTCGGGAAATGGTCCGGCACTGAAGTTAAGATCGACGGTGAAGACCTGTTGATCATGAAGGAATCCGACATCATGGGTATCCTGGCTTAA
- the groL gene encoding chaperonin GroEL (60 kDa chaperone family; promotes refolding of misfolded polypeptides especially under stressful conditions; forms two stacked rings of heptamers to form a barrel-shaped 14mer; ends can be capped by GroES; misfolded proteins enter the barrel where they are refolded when GroES binds) yields MAAKEVKFGTDARDKMLKGVDILANAVKVTLGPKGRNVVLDKAFGAPRITKDGVSVAKEIELDDKFENMGAQMVREVASKTNDIAGDGTTTATVLAQAIVKEGAKFVAAGMNPMDLKRGVDLAAAAAVADLTSRSKSISSSEEVAQVGTISANGDTQIGTDIAEAMQKVGNEGVITVEEAKSLETELEVVEGMQFDRGYLSPYFVTNAEKMIADLEKPLILLHEKKLSNLQAMLPLLESAVQSSRPLLIIAEDVEGEALATLVVNKLRGGLKIAAVKAPGFGDRRKAMLEDLAILTGGTVVSEDLGIKLENVTIDMLGTADKVNISKENTTIVDGSGDKAQIEARVAQIKAQIEETTSDYDREKLQERLAKLAGGVAVIRVGGATEVEVKEKKDRVDDALNATRAAVEEGIVPGGGTALLRAKAAVAKLSSENVDIEAGIKIVLRALEAPIRQIAENSGVEGSIVVGKIQDNIKDETLGFNAQTEEYVNMIEAGIVDPTKVVRTALQDAASVAGLLITTEAMVAELPKADGPAMPPMGGGDMGGMGGMGF; encoded by the coding sequence ATGGCTGCTAAAGAAGTCAAATTCGGTACAGACGCCCGCGATAAAATGCTTAAAGGCGTTGATATCCTCGCAAACGCTGTAAAAGTTACTCTCGGCCCTAAAGGCCGTAACGTTGTTCTGGACAAAGCTTTCGGCGCACCACGCATCACTAAAGATGGCGTTTCTGTTGCGAAAGAAATCGAGCTGGACGACAAGTTCGAAAACATGGGCGCACAGATGGTGCGTGAAGTTGCTTCCAAAACCAACGACATCGCTGGTGACGGTACAACAACTGCAACAGTTCTTGCACAAGCCATCGTTAAAGAAGGCGCAAAGTTCGTTGCAGCTGGCATGAACCCGATGGACCTGAAGCGCGGCGTTGATCTTGCTGCTGCTGCTGCGGTCGCAGACCTGACATCCCGTTCCAAGTCTATTTCTTCTTCTGAAGAAGTTGCACAGGTTGGTACAATCTCTGCAAACGGCGACACACAGATCGGTACTGACATTGCTGAAGCAATGCAGAAAGTCGGCAACGAAGGCGTTATCACTGTTGAAGAAGCTAAGTCTTTGGAAACAGAGCTTGAAGTTGTTGAAGGTATGCAGTTCGACCGCGGTTACCTGTCACCTTACTTCGTGACTAACGCTGAAAAAATGATTGCTGATCTGGAAAAGCCACTTATTCTCCTTCACGAGAAGAAGCTTTCCAACCTGCAGGCAATGCTTCCTTTGCTTGAAAGCGCTGTTCAGTCCTCCCGTCCACTGCTGATCATTGCAGAAGACGTTGAAGGCGAAGCTCTTGCAACTCTCGTTGTGAACAAGCTGCGCGGTGGCCTGAAAATTGCTGCTGTTAAAGCTCCTGGCTTCGGTGATCGTCGTAAAGCAATGCTTGAAGACCTCGCTATCCTGACCGGTGGTACAGTTGTTTCCGAAGATCTCGGCATCAAGCTGGAAAACGTAACTATCGACATGCTCGGCACTGCCGACAAGGTGAACATCTCCAAAGAGAACACCACTATTGTTGACGGTTCTGGCGACAAAGCTCAGATCGAAGCACGTGTTGCTCAGATCAAAGCTCAGATTGAAGAAACTACTTCCGACTACGACCGTGAAAAGCTGCAGGAACGTCTTGCCAAGCTTGCTGGCGGTGTTGCAGTTATCCGCGTTGGCGGTGCAACTGAAGTTGAAGTTAAAGAGAAAAAAGACCGTGTTGACGATGCACTGAACGCAACACGCGCAGCTGTTGAAGAAGGTATCGTACCAGGTGGTGGTACAGCTCTGCTTCGTGCAAAAGCTGCGGTTGCCAAGCTTTCTTCTGAAAACGTTGACATTGAAGCTGGTATCAAGATCGTTCTTCGCGCTCTTGAAGCTCCAATTCGCCAGATCGCTGAAAACTCCGGCGTTGAAGGTTCAATCGTAGTTGGCAAGATCCAGGACAACATTAAAGACGAAACTTTGGGCTTCAATGCGCAGACCGAAGAATACGTCAACATGATTGAAGCAGGTATTGTTGACCCAACTAAGGTTGTACGTACAGCTCTTCAGGACGCAGCATCTGTTGCTGGTCTCTTGATCACAACTGAAGCTATGGTTGCTGAACTGCCTAAGGCAGACGGCCCTGCAATGCCTCCAATGGGCGGCGGCGACATGGGCGGCATGGGCGGTATGGGCTTCTAA
- a CDS encoding NAD(P)H-binding protein codes for MEKSALVLGSSGLIGSSLLSQLLENDRYSSVSALVRSEIPLKHPKLKQHVVDFSNPATLSSLVRADDVFCCLGTTQKTAGSKEAFYAVDFTLIHELAKLAKASSAEHFLLISSIGANPKSSSLYLKTKGQLEQAITDLKFSKLSIFRPSLLLGERKEFRFKETLSAAVLGPLEIFMQGPLRNYRPITARQVAKAMQTAANNGVGKNTLYLSSEIARM; via the coding sequence ATGGAAAAATCGGCATTAGTTTTAGGCTCATCAGGTTTGATCGGTTCCAGCCTGCTCTCCCAATTACTCGAGAATGACCGCTATAGTTCCGTATCCGCCTTGGTACGCAGTGAGATACCTTTAAAGCACCCTAAGCTCAAACAGCATGTGGTCGACTTCTCAAACCCCGCTACATTGTCCTCCCTCGTAAGAGCTGATGATGTTTTTTGTTGTTTGGGAACCACTCAAAAGACAGCAGGATCAAAGGAAGCTTTCTATGCGGTCGACTTTACTCTCATTCACGAACTGGCAAAGCTCGCGAAGGCCAGTAGCGCTGAGCACTTTTTGCTGATTTCCTCAATTGGGGCCAACCCAAAGTCTTCAAGCCTCTACTTGAAAACAAAGGGGCAGCTGGAGCAGGCTATAACTGATCTGAAATTTTCAAAGCTGAGTATATTCAGACCTTCCCTCTTGCTTGGGGAGCGCAAAGAATTTCGCTTCAAGGAAACACTCTCCGCAGCCGTTTTGGGCCCGCTGGAAATATTCATGCAAGGTCCATTGCGCAATTACCGGCCCATCACTGCGAGGCAAGTTGCCAAAGCAATGCAAACCGCTGCCAATAACGGAGTCGGCAAAAACACACTTTACTTGTCCAGCGAGATTGCAAGAATGTAA